Proteins from one Plasmodium yoelii strain 17X genome assembly, chromosome: 2 genomic window:
- a CDS encoding PIR protein has product MNKEMCKEFKSVREWISDELKDKESYEIKDDKFLNDYCDNKRCENDFDLISAGCLYLLDQFYSDSGVLPSPSKSNPYIVDYILIWLSYMLNLKKSEENIIDTFYNNYINTCGKYKTEKSEFNYHDHDNYKGLIDKRKEFLYMDRNIVTKFYEAFKSLCNLYNELDYEKKNCENYLDDNNEFFNKYEELKKDTSNTGNGSYNKLLSTLSTDYNDFKKECKDILSSLSAKTKEKPGQYIDGLGQGVDSFEQGVDSFEQGVDSFEQGVDSFEQGVDNPDIASSSSSIVSKIIPVLLIFVFIIWISEKSSKTFKRKAKKIKKKTDH; this is encoded by the exons atgaataaggaaatg TGTAAAGAGTTCAAGAGTGTAAGGGAATGGATTTCCGATGAATTGAAAGATAAAGAAAGCTATGAAATTAAAGatgataaatttttaaatgattatTGTGATAATAAGCGATGTGAAAATGATTTCGATTTAATAagtgctggatgtttatatttgttggatCAATTCTATAGCGATTCTGGTGTGTTACCCTCTCCTTCAAAAAGTAACCCCTATATTGTTGATTACattttgatatggttaagttatatgttaaacctaaagAAAAGTGAAGAAAACATTATAGAtactttttataataattacatAAATACTTGTGGTAAGTATAAGACGGAAAAAAGTGAATTTAATTATCATGATCATGATAATTATAAGGGTCTTATAGATAAAAGAAAGGAATTTTTGTATATGGATCGTAATATTGTaactaaattttatgaagcatttaaatcattatgtaaccTGTATAATGAACTtgattatgaaaaaaaaaattgcgAGAATTATTtggatgataataatgaattttttaataaatatgaagaGCTTAAGAAAGATACTAGTAATACTGGAAATGgttcatataataaactattgtccactttatcaactgattataatgattttaaaaagGAATGTAAAGATATTTTATCCTCTCTATCGGcaaaaacaaaagaaaagCCTGGACAATATATAGATGGTTTAGGACAAGGTGTAGATAGTTTTGAACAAGGTGTAGATAGTTTTGAACAAGGTGTAGATAGTTTTGAACAAGGTGTAGATAGTTTTGAACAAGGTGTAGATAATCCTGATATTGCATCATCAAGTTCATCGATAGTAAGCAAAATAATTCCAGTTTTAttgatatttg tattcattatttggatttcggaaaagagttcaaaaacatttaagagaaaagctaaaaaaataaagaaaaaaactgatcattaa
- a CDS encoding PIR protein translates to MDKNLCSNFLLVKAKFPDELSNGEYQFIDEYFKKYCTSGCNDPIAKINAGCLYFFDEFFGTSELFKSVAKSNTNIVDYIIIWLSYMLNLKENTNSNISHLKHFYDTTINNDKYTNPIDNVSEYKNYKDLIDKKHDLTNNDMNKNIISKLYEAFNILCNMYTEFDESKPNCEKILEKANKFVEKYKELDGNCNITGKSSCSKILFTLSSDYINFKNKCNDIPPLPGIASEIFAQRLGFTSSSSIATKLFIVLSIFGAIGFFFGISYKYSLFGFRKRFKKQQIREKIKNIKKKMNQ, encoded by the exons ATGGATAAAAAtctg TGTAGTAACTTCCTTTTAGTAAAGGCGAAATTTCCTGATGAATTGAGTAATGGAGAGTATCAATTTATTGATGAGTATTTCAAAAAGTATTGTACTAGTGGTTGTAATGATCCTATCGCAAAAATTAATGCTggttgtttatatttttttgatgaaTTCTTTGGGACTTCTGAGTTGTTTAAGTCTGTTGCCAAAAGTAACACCAATATTGTTGattacattattatatggttaagttatatgttaaacctaaaAGAAAATACTAATAGCAACATCAGCCAtctaaaacatttttatgatacaactataaataatgataagtACACAAATCCTATAGATAATGTTTCGgagtataaaaattataaggatcttatagataaaaaacaCGATTTGACGAATAatgatatgaataaaaatattatatctaaattatatgaagcatttaatatattatgtaatatGTATACTGAATTTGATGAAAGCAAGCCAAATTGTGAGAAAATTTTGGAAAAGGCTAATaaatttgttgaaaaatataaagaattaGATGGAAATTGTAATATTACTGGAAAAAGTTCATGtagtaaaatattgtttACTTTATCATCtgattatattaattttaaaaataaatgtaatgaTATTCCACCTCTTCCAGGGATAGCATCAGAAATTTTTGCACAAAGACTTGGATTTACATCAAGTTCATCGATAGcaacaaaattatttatagttttatcgatatttggtgcaataggatttttttttggaatttcttataag tattcattatttggatttcggaaacgatttaaaaaacaacaaataagagaaaaaataaaaaatataaagaagaaaatgaatcaataa
- a CDS encoding PIR protein, producing the protein MDYLLCIRFGTLRNYFPDELGKSTDYDFHKNGKIKNYCPNEGPGSQKECKTDLDKIKAGCLWLFEQFFVKNQKSDINIVEYIMMWLSNMLSITNADEFKNISEFYNKHIENNKYYINCDNDGKDCSDSLKKITGCANYMEIINKKKDLLNISIENMSKFYDAFKLLCSMYTEFNANTPDCTKYLEKANQFVEKYANLNENSNNTDGSSYRQVLCTLSNDYDNFKKKCNGANCMDIPSLPPIKTIKPHVKSSEGNYEQNSDVKSSSPILNKLIPVLSILVAIPIFWGISYKYSLFGFRKRSQKQQLRKKLKK; encoded by the exons atggatTATCTcctg TGTATAAGGTTTGGTACATTGAGAAACTATTTCCCCGATGAATTAGGCAAATCTACAGATTAtgattttcataaaaatgggaaaattaaaaattattgccCTAATGAAGGTCCAGGAAGCCAAAAAGAATGTAAAACTGATTTAGATAAAATCAAGGCTGGATGTTTATGGTTGTTTGAGCAATTTTTTgtgaaaaatcaaaaaagtgatataaatattgttgAATACATTATGATGTGGTTAAGTAATATGTTAAGCATAACGAATGCTGATGAGTTTAAGAATATAAGTGAATTTTACAATAaacatatagaaaataataagtattatattaattgtgATAATGATGGTAAAGATTGTAGtgattcattaaaaaaaataacggGATGTGCAAATTATATGGAAATCATAAATAAGAAAAAGGATTTGTTGAATATTAGTATTGAAaatatgtctaaattttatgatgcatttaaattattatgtagcATGTATACTGAATTTAATGCAAACACGCCAGATTGCACgaaatatttagaaaaagctaatcaatttgttgaaaaatatgcaaatCTTAATGAAAATTCTAATAATACTGATGGCAGTTCATATAGGCAAGTATTGTGtactttatcaaatgattatgataattttaaaaagaaatgtAATGGTGCTAATTGTATGGATATTCCATCGCTTCCACcgataaaaacaataaaaccTCATGTAAAAAGTTCTGAAGGtaattatgaacaaaattcTGACGTTAAATCAAGTTCGCCAatattaaacaaattaattccagttttatcaatattagttgcaataccaattttttggggaatttcttataag tattcgttatttggatttcggaaacgatctcaaaaacaacaattaagaaaaaagctaaaaaaataa
- a CDS encoding PIR protein, translated as MSSNVCDLINTVDKYVVDDPNNPGEYDSSHLLKVAFSDNNCGSDDQKLSSSFIALLTLLNDKNKNENLEGDKLVEYAILWLSYKLNQKKENRMTIFNELYTQDIETNNCYKQKINANSNSDNKISKDVIKKKIESMDIDIKDISNFYDAFKSLCNMYNEIGASDYECNKCLENAGELFEKYEKLKNALDINKGSSYYQLLSSLSNDYKKFKEKYNTLECSSTSPFVACPRNSVIKNTLISIAIIFVAALILFGVSYKYSLFGFRKRFQKQKLREKLKK; from the exons atgtctTCTAATGTG tGTGATCTAATTAATACGGTTGATAAATATGTTGTTGATGATCCGAACAACCCGGGAGAATATGATTCTTCGCATTTGTTAAAAGTAGCTTTCTCTGATAATAACTGTGGTAGTGATGACCAAAAACTTAGCTCTTCTTTTATAGCATTGCTAACTTTacttaatgataaaaataagaatGAAAATTTAGAGGGTGATAAACTTGTGGAATATgctattttatggttaagttataaactaaatcaaaaaaaagaaaatagaaTGACCATATTCAACGAGCTTTATACCCAAGATATAGAAACAAATAATTGTTATAAGCAGAAAATAAATGCTAATAGTAATAGTGATAATAAGATTAGTAAggatgttataaaaaaaaaaatagaatcgATGGATAtcgatattaaagatatatctaatttttatgatgcatttaaatcattatgtaacatgtataATGAAATTGGTGCAAGTGACTACGAATGCAATAAATGTTTAGAAAATGCTGGagaattatttgaaaaatatgaaaaacttaaaaatgctttagatattaataaaggaaGTTCTTATTATCAACTATTGTCtagtttatcaaatgattataaaaaatttaaagagAAATATAATACTCTTGAATGTAGTAGTACCTCACCATTTGTAGCTTGTCCACGAAATTcggtaataaaaaatacactaatatcaattgcaattatatttgttgcagcattaattttatttggagtttcttataag tattcgttatttggatttcggaaacgatttcaaaaacaaaaattaagagaaaagctaaaaaaataa
- a CDS encoding PIR protein, translated as MDDSLCSNFDLLRLHLPDELGGIPKSEFNKITNFDKYCPNNNCDTDLEKITIGFLWLLGKYFTKYPKIGDNEYITQPFFIYIILWLSYKLNQNLDHKTSNINEFYTQHVIGNTKYSNFTGDSNKFTFLEEFINKQKDLLDIDFKDLSKFYDASKLICSMYANKATNTDNKKLLNDATSFVIKYKKLKDGSNTEGTSNNQILSALSNDYDYLKNKCKNVQPLPEITADISALASTLEDASSSSPMGNKIFTVLSIFGAIAFFLGISYKYSLFGFRKRAQKQYIREKIKNIKKKMNR; from the exons ATGGATGATAGTCTA TGTTCAAACTTTGATCTTTTGAGGTTGCATTTACCCGATGAATTAGGCGGTATACCAAAATCtgaatttaataaaattacaaattTCGATAAGTACTGCCCTAATAATAACTGCGATACTGACCTCGAAAAAATTACGATTGGATTTTTATGGTTACttggaaaatattttactaaataCCCAAAGATAGGtgataatgaatatattactcaaccattttttatatatattattttatggttaagttacaAATTAAATCAAAACTTAGATCACAAAACCAGCAATATAAACGAATTTTATACTCAACATGTAATTGGTAATACTAAATATAGTAATTTTACAGGTGATTCCAATAAATTTACATTTCTTGAGGAAttcataaataaacaaaaagaTTTGTTGGATATTGATTTTAAAGATctttctaaattttatgatgcatccAAATTAATATGTAGTATGTATGCTAATAAAGCAACGAATACAGATAACAAAAAACTGTTAAATGATGCTACTAGTTttgttataaaatataaaaagctCAAAGATGGCAGTAATACTGAGGGTACCTCAAATAATCAAATATTGTCTgctttatcaaatgattatgattatttaaaaaataaatgtaaaaatgtTCAACCGCTTCCAGAGATAACAGCAGACATTTCTGCATTAGCATCTACACTTGAAGAtgcatcatcaagttcgCCGATGGGaaacaaaatatttacagttttatcgatatttggtgcaatagcattttttttaggaatttcttataag tattcgttgtttggatttcggaaacgagctcaaaaacaatatataagagaaaaaataaaaaatataaagaagaaaatgaatcgttaa